GAGAGGGGATAATGGAGTTGGTAAAACCACTCTTCTTCGAGCAATTCTCAATCATGATCGTCATAAAGATTGTATTCTATTTTCCGATCTAAATTCTAAAATCTCTTATCTAGGACATGAACTTGGGCTTTATACTTCCCTTAACCTTGAGGAGAATCTTCGTTATTTTCTTTCCATTGCTAAAATCCAATATTCGAAAGAAAAAGTAGAAATACTTCTGAGAGCCTTTCAACTTTGGACGAGAAGATTGGATCCGATTTTTACTTTCTCAAGAGGAATGAAACAAAAAGCGGCTTTAGTTCGTACACTTTTAACCGGAGGAGATTTAATTCTTTTGGATGAACCTTTTACAGCTCTGGATCGATCCGGATTAGAAACCGCGATTCGTCTTTTAAACGAATATTCTCAAAATTCCGCGGTTCTTATGGTAACTCATGACCCCGGAATTTCTTTCGGACGACGTACTATTTCTTTCACTTTAAAGGAGGGAAATCTTGAAACTTCTATTCTCTCTTCTTCATAAGGAATTTCTGTTATTAGGAAAAGCGATCAACGGAATTCTTTCCGTCTTAGTTTTGATCACTTCAATCGTATTCATTTTTAATTATGCGTTGGAACAGACTGGCAGATTGGACCGCCAAACCTTGATCGGAATCAAATGGTCGGTTTTGTTTCTTACATCATACGTCTTTATTGGTC
This genomic window from Leptospira kirschneri serovar Cynopteri str. 3522 CT contains:
- a CDS encoding ABC transporter ATP-binding protein, translated to MPPALFVCKDLSYSIGKKRILKQVSFSIFRGEIVLLRGDNGVGKTTLLRAILNHDRHKDCILFSDLNSKISYLGHELGLYTSLNLEENLRYFLSIAKIQYSKEKVEILLRAFQLWTRRLDPIFTFSRGMKQKAALVRTLLTGGDLILLDEPFTALDRSGLETAIRLLNEYSQNSAVLMVTHDPGISFGRRTISFTLKEGNLETSILSSS